GACGGCGCAGAAGCCCAGCCAGGCCTTCTGCTGGGCGAACTCCGTGGCGCTAAAGCGGGATTTGGCTTTGGCGCGCTGGGCGGCCTGATCCAGGTGGCGCAGGGCCTTCTCTGTGTGGCTGTCCACCCGGGCGAAGATCTCCGCATCGCCGCTGGCCCGGTAGAAGTCCTTCTGGATGCGGCCTTCGGCGCGGTACTGATCGAACATGCGGGTGCCGGGATACAACGCCAGGGGGCTGATTTGGCAGTCGCTGGGGCGGGTGTCGCGGATGAAGCCAGCAGTCTCCTCCACATCGGCCCAGGTCTCGCCGGGGATGCCCGTGATGAGGTAGATGCCCAGGTTCATGCCCACCTTGCGCACCAGCTCCAAGGCGCGACGGGCGTGGCGCAGGTTGGTGCCCTTGTCGAGCAGCTGCAGCACCCGCTCGCTGCCGTGCTCCACGCCGAACTGCATGAACTCGCAGCCGGCGCGCTTCATGGCCACCAGGCGGTCCTCGTCCACCAGGTTCACGCGGCTCTGGCAGTTCCACAGGGGGTGTAGGCCGCTGCCCTGGATGCCGTCCATGAGCTTGAGCACCCGGTCGCGGTTGGCGGTGAAGGTGTCGTCGCGAAAGCTGAAGTAGGTGAGACCGTGGGCTTCGCGCAGCAGGCGCATCTCCCGCAGCACGGACTCGGCGCTGCGGAAGCGGATGGAGGTGCCCCAGAACTCGGGCGTGTTGCAGAAGTTGCAGGTGGCGGGGCAGCCGCGGCTGGAGCTCAGGTAGGCCAGCTGGCCCACGTCGTTGAGAAAGTCCGCCTCCAGGTGCTCGGCGGGGATGCCCACCGCATCCAGATCCTCCAGCGGTGCCTGGGGCAGGGTGCGGCCCTCGCGGAGGATGAGGCCTGGCGTGCGCTTCCATAGGTCGGAGCCGGGCGCCGTCTTCAGGCGCTCCACGACACCCAGGAGCACAGTCTCGCCCTCGCCCTGCACGATGGCATCCAGGGCCGGGCAGTCCTCGAAGACTTCTTCCGCCAGGTGCGTGGGATGGGGGCCGCCCGCCAGCAGGATGGCGCCGGGGCAGGCCTCCCGGGCCCAAGCCAGCAGCTCGCAGGACCGCTTCCGGTTGAAGGTGAACATGGAGATGCCCAACACGGCCGGGTTCTGGGCCTTGAAGTAGGCAAGGGCTTCTTTGCGCCCCTTGCCGCTCAGGTTGGCCACCCGGCAGGGCAGGTCCCGCGATTTGAGCGTGGCCTGCAGGTAGCCCAGGCCGATGGGCAGGAAGGTCATCCACTCATCCCCGAAACCGCTCCGGGGGGCGCTGTAGGCGAGTAGGGTCCGGGGAGGGGTCATGGGGTCCGAAAACAGAGCTTCCCAGTCGAAAGCAGAGCTTGCCAGTCAAAAGCAGAGCTTCCCAGTGTAAGGGACGGAATTCATGATGGAAGCAAGAACCCTTGGAGGCAGCTTGGCGGGAACCCTGATCCGGAACGCGGACACCATTGCGGACATCTTCAAGCGTGCTTGCGAGCGGCGCGAGTTGATGATCCTGGTGACGCCCTACCTCCGGTTCGAATCCTCGTTTATCAAGATGGACGGCTCGGAAGTGCAGGTGGTGGCCACCATGGGGCGGGAGGATGCCACCTATGGCCTGCGCAACTCCGCCCTCAAGATGCGCTTCCCCCACGGCGTGAGCTTCCTGGAGGCTCCGACGGAACTGAAGGGTTTCGGCATGCACGATGGCCGGCGCACGTTGCGCTTGGCCCTGCCGATGGCGCTTCACGAGGAGGACCACCGGGGCTCGTACCGTGTGGACCGCGTGGGTCGGGTGCCCGTCACCTTCAGCACGCCGGATTTCGATCTGGTGATGGGAACCCTGGTGGACATCAGCACCACCGGGGGCAGGATCTACAGCACCCGGGATTTCATGGAAGGGGAATTGGAGCCGGGACAGGACATGGCCGTGACCATCCCCCTCACCGAGCAGATCCGCATCAATACGCGGGTGAAACTGCGCCACGTGCACGGTCGCACCTTCGGTGTCGAGTTCCGGCCTCAGCTGGACGAGTCGATTCTCAATCCGCTGTCCCGCTGGGTATTCGAGAAGCGGGAGGAGGATCTGGACCGGATTTCCCGCCGCGGCG
This sequence is a window from Geothrix sp. PMB-07. Protein-coding genes within it:
- a CDS encoding B12-binding domain-containing radical SAM protein, which gives rise to MTFLPIGLGYLQATLKSRDLPCRVANLSGKGRKEALAYFKAQNPAVLGISMFTFNRKRSCELLAWAREACPGAILLAGGPHPTHLAEEVFEDCPALDAIVQGEGETVLLGVVERLKTAPGSDLWKRTPGLILREGRTLPQAPLEDLDAVGIPAEHLEADFLNDVGQLAYLSSSRGCPATCNFCNTPEFWGTSIRFRSAESVLREMRLLREAHGLTYFSFRDDTFTANRDRVLKLMDGIQGSGLHPLWNCQSRVNLVDEDRLVAMKRAGCEFMQFGVEHGSERVLQLLDKGTNLRHARRALELVRKVGMNLGIYLITGIPGETWADVEETAGFIRDTRPSDCQISPLALYPGTRMFDQYRAEGRIQKDFYRASGDAEIFARVDSHTEKALRHLDQAAQRAKAKSRFSATEFAQQKAWLGFCAVTNLLCGEAAEEEGRWTEAEAEYAEIIAKEPANPWGFLKRALLREKLGQATKAKADLTEVLALAPGNPEATELATLWGLKQTKTRTKKPAHGPTAEMKGAEAYLSRPKM
- a CDS encoding PilZ domain-containing protein, which codes for MAGTLIRNADTIADIFKRACERRELMILVTPYLRFESSFIKMDGSEVQVVATMGREDATYGLRNSALKMRFPHGVSFLEAPTELKGFGMHDGRRTLRLALPMALHEEDHRGSYRVDRVGRVPVTFSTPDFDLVMGTLVDISTTGGRIYSTRDFMEGELEPGQDMAVTIPLTEQIRINTRVKLRHVHGRTFGVEFRPQLDESILNPLSRWVFEKREEDLDRISRRGVDTASPAGPIGRVATGRPSGLLLVSAESALEATLQDLLGGLQPLTRIPPTMAALKEALNLKPALVLYHVPSLSLDEKRRLRPMVECIQGRAPLLLLGTGLEGGALLELGNELKATVSIIFNPERGVFFQRLVQGVLRRTYEGGESPMAPQEPEGD